One segment of Methylotuvimicrobium sp. KM2 DNA contains the following:
- a CDS encoding MotA/TolQ/ExbB proton channel family protein: protein MKKSNLLNHTFQNTKKKLNYSTGLGFLCGIVLCLFIGLYAANDSKSFMNWTGLFIVIVGTIASVLLSYPLRDIINGLKSVKLIFLYESLNPQHEADEIINVSKMWFTRNFLAIENIIDTINNPYLKTGFQLVVDQTPVDDILSLLKWRIARLKAKEKAEANIFHSMAAFAPAFGMLGTLIGLINMLQIIDMRDIGAITFNMGVSLITTFYGLILANLVFTPIAIKLERRTEHRVMIMSMVMEGITLIADNRSPSFVRETLKSFIAHYDNELKIDE, encoded by the coding sequence ATGAAAAAAAGCAACTTGCTAAACCACACTTTTCAGAATACCAAAAAGAAACTAAATTACTCGACTGGTCTAGGCTTTTTATGCGGCATAGTGCTGTGCTTATTTATCGGTCTTTATGCAGCCAATGACTCCAAGTCATTCATGAATTGGACAGGACTTTTTATTGTCATCGTCGGCACGATTGCTTCGGTACTGTTGAGCTACCCCTTAAGAGATATCATTAATGGATTAAAATCGGTCAAACTGATTTTTCTTTATGAAAGCTTGAACCCTCAACATGAAGCCGATGAAATCATCAATGTTTCGAAAATGTGGTTCACACGAAACTTCTTAGCCATTGAAAACATTATCGATACGATCAATAACCCTTATCTGAAAACAGGCTTTCAACTGGTTGTCGATCAAACGCCTGTCGATGATATATTATCGTTATTAAAATGGCGGATCGCTCGACTGAAAGCCAAAGAAAAAGCTGAAGCCAATATTTTCCACAGCATGGCAGCCTTTGCACCGGCCTTCGGCATGCTCGGCACATTGATCGGCTTGATTAACATGCTGCAAATCATCGACATGAGGGATATTGGCGCCATCACCTTCAATATGGGGGTTTCTCTAATCACGACATTTTACGGCTTGATACTAGCCAATCTCGTTTTTACCCCGATCGCAATCAAACTAGAAAGACGCACCGAACATCGCGTAATGATTATGAGCATGGTCATGGAGGGCATCACGTTAATCGCCGACAATCGCAGCCCTTCGTTTGTTCGAGAAACGCTCAAATCATTTATTGCTCATTATGACAATGAACTGAAAATCGATGAATAA
- a CDS encoding response regulator: MIKVLLVDDHEIVRSGVEALLNKAGDIQVVAVAKTGEESVEAVTELHPDVVVMDISMPGIGGVEACRRILQDNPDMKIIVLSVCNDGPIPLQLLKMGVLGFISKSSPVDEMVAAIRKIMAGQRYLCAEVANNLAFMKLPGNDSPFSKLSQRESEVVSLILQGKTIKEMSGMLTLSDKTINTYRYRLYDKLKVKNDVELTRLAIKFDYIDSASI; this comes from the coding sequence ATGATAAAAGTCTTGCTTGTTGATGATCATGAAATTGTTCGTTCCGGAGTTGAAGCGCTTTTAAATAAAGCCGGTGATATTCAGGTTGTGGCGGTGGCAAAAACCGGTGAGGAAAGCGTCGAGGCGGTGACGGAGTTGCATCCCGATGTGGTGGTCATGGATATCAGCATGCCGGGTATTGGCGGCGTTGAGGCTTGTCGGCGAATTCTGCAAGATAATCCGGATATGAAGATTATTGTGCTGTCTGTTTGTAACGATGGACCGATACCGTTGCAGCTTTTGAAAATGGGGGTGTTGGGCTTTATTTCCAAAAGTTCGCCGGTCGACGAAATGGTCGCCGCGATTCGAAAGATTATGGCCGGGCAGCGTTATTTGTGCGCGGAGGTGGCAAACAATTTAGCATTCATGAAGTTGCCCGGTAATGATTCTCCTTTCTCAAAGCTTTCCCAAAGGGAGTCGGAGGTCGTCTCATTAATCTTGCAAGGTAAAACAATAAAAGAAATGTCGGGTATGCTGACGCTTAGTGATAAAACGATTAACACTTACCGCTACAGGCTTTACGATAAACTAAAAGTGAAGAACGATGTCGAATTGACGCGGCTCGCCATCAAGTTCGATTATATCGATTCCGCATCGATTTAA